Genomic segment of Patescibacteria group bacterium:
GTTGGGACAGCTGTTTTACAGGGCAATTTGGATCTTTCCTACGGCAAAACCAGCTCGAGCTTTTCGGTTTTTGGCAGCTCGGCAAAATTTTTTGACATTTCCAATCTCAGTCTCGCAGCCGGTCGCGTCTTCACGGAAGACGAATCTGGCAATACCGCGCTGCTCACGGTCATCGGCAACGGAGTCTTAGAAAAATTTTGGGATGAAGGCACCGACCCAGAAACCGTACTCGGCGAAATCCTGACAGTCGGCAACAAGAAACTCGAAATCATCGGCGTACTCAAAGAAATCGGCTCGAGCACTGGTCCGATGAGCTACGACGACTCTTTGCTCGTGCCCTACTCCACTGCAGCGAAATATCTGCTCGGCTCGACGACGAAGCCGAATCTGTATTTCCTCGCGACTGACGCCGACACCGTCGATCTCGCGACCGCGGAAATCGAGCTGCTCCTGCGCGCGAATCACAAGCTGAAAGCTGCGAAGGAAAATGATTTCCGAATTTTCGATGCCGGCTCGATGGTCGGCGCCGCGACTGACACCGCGACCACTCTGACGATACTTTTGACTTCGGTCGCCGCGATTGTTTTAATTGTTTCCGGTATTGGAATTATGAATGTGATGTTCGTGACGGTCACCGAGCGCACGCGCGAAATCGGAATCATCAAAGCAGTCGGTGGCGAACAAAAAGATATTCTCGCGCAGTTCTTGGCAGAGTCAGTGATTCTCTCGATGATCGGCGGCATCATCGGCATCGGCATCGGCGAGATCGCAATTCCCTTTTTAAATAATTTGGAAGATTGGTATGTCCTCCATTCCCCGATTTCAATCTTCGTCGGCTTCACTTTTTCCGTACTGGTCGGAATTTTCTTCGGCTTTTATCCCGCGCTCAAGGCAAGCCGCCTCGACCCGGTCGATGCTTTGCGCAGCGAGTGATGAAAGAAGTTTCAAAATCCGTGCGTATTATTTTTGAAGCGTTTTATTTTTTAAATCCCCTTTCATTGCAAAATTCTAAAAAGACTTTCCTTTCGGTCGTCGCCGTCTCACTGCTGGCAGTCACTCTTTTGGCTGGCTGCGGCGCGCAAAAATCCAACAAACCGGGACGCAATAAAATGCCAGGAGATTTTCAGCAAGCGCAAGATGGTTCCGGACAACGCCCTCCACGCGGCGAACGGCCAGCCGATACGCCAACCCAAATAGAAAATTCTACCAACACAAACTCAGTCGATGAGAAAGTTGTCGAATAATAAATTTGCAATTTTTATCAAATTTTGGTAGAATATACGCGTTCCTTTACTGAGATTGTCTGAATTGAGATTCGCTCGTCGAATCAAAAATCTCTCAATCATCCACTCTTCAATCCTCGGATTGTCGAATGGAAATCAGCACTGGAGCCAAAAACAAAAATAGCTCAGCCAAATAGGTCGAGCTATTTTTGCATTGTGGTAAATTTAAACACTACAAAATAAGCTAAAATACTCGGGATGTTTTTTGTTGTCATTCTCGGAGTCGTGTTCAGCATCCACTTCGCCGTCTATGATTTTTGCGTTCGCGCTTTCGCGACTGAGGACAAAATCGTCCAAGTAAAAATCGCGCTTGGTCTGCTCTTGCTCTTCGCCGGACTGGTGGGATCGATGATCTTGTCACGCCTGACCAGTAATTTATTTACGAAAATTGTCAGCGTGAGTTTCGGTGTTTGGTTCGGAGTTTTGCTGAATTTGTTTTGGCTGATTCTGCTCGCATGGATTGTAATCGGCGCAGCGCGGATTTTCGGACAGAACCTGAATCTCCGAATCGTCGCCCAAATCGTCATCGCCACGGCGATTCTCTGGTCGCTCTTCGGCATGTTGAATGTGTTTCATCCGGTCGTAAAGAATATTGAAATCGAACTCGCCAATTTACCGGCGGAGTGGCAAGGCAAAACAATCGTGCAGCTTTCCGATGTACATCTCGGCGGAGTTCTGGGTGAAAGTTTTTTGCGCAAAATCGTGCATGAAATCAATCAGCTTCAGCCGGAAATCGTCGTCATCACCGGCGACCTCTTGGATGGCAGCGCGGATGGATTTGAATCTTATGTCCACCTTTTGGACGAGATTCAAACTAA
This window contains:
- a CDS encoding metallophosphoesterase, whose translation is MFFVVILGVVFSIHFAVYDFCVRAFATEDKIVQVKIALGLLLLFAGLVGSMILSRLTSNLFTKIVSVSFGVWFGVLLNLFWLILLAWIVIGAARIFGQNLNLRIVAQIVIATAILWSLFGMLNVFHPVVKNIEIELANLPAEWQGKTIVQLSDVHLGGVLGESFLRKIVHEINQLQPEIVVITGDLLDGSADGFESYVHLLDEIQTKQGVYFVTGNHEGYRGIADSLRILHGTKMRILEDEIIDLSGLQLIGIAYPQIGEEKNIRKIIADNTVFDPAKTNILLLHSPTGIDASETKHQNLYWKPNVNFTDAEELGIDLQLSGHTHAGQLFPFTLLTKWIYAGYEYGLHRIGNFQIYISSGTGVWGPTERTGSRSEIVAIKLK
- a CDS encoding ABC transporter permease yields the protein MNFETLKMAFEALLANKVRSGLSMLGIVIGVSTVIIVVGIGLGSQQKVADQYKNLNVTSVIVMGMRGRDSASSTKISEKDVDYVLANAAYVNVGTAVLQGNLDLSYGKTSSSFSVFGSSAKFFDISNLSLAAGRVFTEDESGNTALLTVIGNGVLEKFWDEGTDPETVLGEILTVGNKKLEIIGVLKEIGSSTGPMSYDDSLLVPYSTAAKYLLGSTTKPNLYFLATDADTVDLATAEIELLLRANHKLKAAKENDFRIFDAGSMVGAATDTATTLTILLTSVAAIVLIVSGIGIMNVMFVTVTERTREIGIIKAVGGEQKDILAQFLAESVILSMIGGIIGIGIGEIAIPFLNNLEDWYVLHSPISIFVGFTFSVLVGIFFGFYPALKASRLDPVDALRSE